The Chitinophaga caeni genome segment ATCAAATTCCGGTTCGATATTAAAAAACTCCAACACTTGATCTAACATTTCCCTATGTTGAGCCGTAACACAAACCTTTACATCAAAAGCGGGGTCATTCTTGAAACCTAGTACAATGGGCGCCATTTTTATTGCTTCCGGACGGGTGCCAAATATTATCAAAATTTTATTCATCTATATCTATTTCAATCATGTTAATAGTTGGTATGATTAGTTCTTTTGAATATCCAAGGTCGCTCCTTTCTTAAAATGGATGCGCTGGTCTTCTAAAATAAATACCCTAAATTTCTTATTATCATTATCCATTTTAATGATATGAGCAATATTAAACCATTTTCCATCAGCAGAACCTATCTTATATTCATTATTGACATTTGAGGGCTTAGTTAATTGTATCTCCAAGAATGTATTCTTTCCACTCAGACCTAAAGCAGTCAAAATTACTTGGATAGGTACATTATCTACAGAATCAGAAAATGGAGTATATAATAATTCTTGCTTTCCCTCAATATTCCCAAGGGCGCTTGCGCTATTTATCTTAGTGTACTTGCTTGTTTTGCTCAATGATGCAGGCAAATTTACCGTAGAATTATTTAATAATATCTTCTTGTAATTTGTTTTAAAGGCAAATGTACTTGCTTTATCGAATGAGGACGCACTTAATTTAATCTTCGGTTCGCCTGAGGTTAAAATATATCCTTCCCCCCCTGAAAAAATAGATTTTGAAATATTTAGATTCTGACTTTGCTTTCCCTGTATAATAATTCCAGCAGTCTGTCTAAATAATAAATCCTTGGTATACCTCCAAGCAGAATAATTTTGTTGGGTGAATGTACAACTGTCTATATTAATATCTCCTCCACTATTAAACGAAGCCAAGAATATACCAGCAACCCAATTGTTAAAGAATTTTGAATTAGCAATGTTGCAATTAACTTGTTGCTTCACTTCTGAACGGTTTGTAATATTTAGTCCTATATAATTATCCTCACCAATCACACCATCACAGACCAAATTGGTATTCACAGCAACAATAGCAGCTCCTAGAAATTTTGAGTCTCCTCCGCTTGCACAGTTTCGAAATTCACCACCTTCAATATTGAGATTAATAATCATATCCCTATCTCCTTCAGATAATATTCCAGCTTTAGCCGAATAACGCGAACCGAATTTCAAATTTTCATTATTCACGCGACAATTCTTAAAGTAATACCTTCTCTTAGAATCATGTATAATAGTAACAAAATTATCAACACAGAAACCAGCATATCCCAATGAAGCTGCATTAGCAAAACAATTGATAAATGATATGTTATCTCCTGAAATTGCATAAAACACACTTACCGAGCCACAGAATCGTGCAATCACATTAGAAATTCTAACGTTTTCACTTCTAATTACCGTTACGGCATGCCCGCCATTTTTCATAATCCACTCTGCTCGCTCATCCGGGTTCTTAAATTTATGTCCTGCATCAGAATTTCCCCAATTTTCACCTTTTGACTCCACACATAAGTTCTCAATTACAGCATTTTGACATTGATCTAAACTTAACGAAGAGAAAAATACAGTTTTAGTCGTTTTTTTTAATTGGTTGGATGGGAATAACCTTGAAGATTCTCCATCGCCCTTTATATGAATATTATTTTTACCACTTATTATGATTGGCTGGTCAATCCGATAATTGCCTTTGGGGATATATATATAATTTGATTTATTTAAAGCCTTCAATATTGCTGGGGCATCGTTATGTATGCCATCACCCCTTGCTCCCATGGATTTTATGTTTATATATTGCTGAGCAGATAACCGAATCACCCCTAAGATATAAAACATTAAAATAACGGCTCTACTTATAATTACCATCATCAGTCGATTTTATAATTTTTGAGATTTTCATTATTCTTCATTCGAGACTTATGATTTACAACCCAAAAACATATAAATAAATAAAAACAGTAAAAAATAAATTGCGCATATATATATACTCTAAAATAACCTTCAAAGGATAACTTTGCAAGATAGGTAACCAAGAACGTTGAAACAAGTATTAACAATTGAACAGAAGTTAAATATAAAAATAGCCTCTGTTTTTGAAATACGATCAACACCTTAGATAAAGGAATGCAAATAAACCTAATGGCAAATAATGGAAGCATTATTCCTCCTAATTCCCCGGCATACTCCCAATTATTACCAAATACGAAAACTATAAGCGGCTTCAATAAAAATACTCCAAATATATAAGCTACAGCGGATACTAAAGATAATATTCCAAATATCCTTAGAAAAAAGCCTCTCCCGGATTTCGTGTCATTTGTCAAACGTGAGAGTTTCTGCATAAATGCATCACCCACTGCAGATGCAATAACATTTAATGGTACATTTAAAATTCTATTAGTTAACGCTATAAAGCCTAATAATTGCAACGAAAATACTTTGGATATAAATACACTAGGTAAATACAATACAAGAGTATTAGCTAATGTTCCGGGAACGCTAAACTTGGGAAAATTTATATACTCTATCGCTAGGCTAAGAATACTAGTCCGTGATATTTCATTCGAATACATTTTCCAATGATTCTTAACTGTCTTCAATAATGCTTTATTCGAAAAAACATTGGATGAAAGCTGTCCCACCAGTAGGCCCAGGGGGCTTGCTTTCAGGATGCCAACCAACAATTGAACTCCGGTCAAAAAGATGGATTTTATAGTCATGGCCTTAGCAATCAATCTATAATGCTGCGATCTCAAGTTATAATAACGCAACACCATAAATAAACTTACGAGCCAAACAATTACGGGTACAAAGAAGAGATAATATGAGCTTTGGCTATCAAGACCAACAAATGAAGATAAAATGGGTCTAAATAGCACCACAATTAACAAAACCGTTCCACTTACGATAGAACAAAGTATTGTTGCTGCTCCTGCTATAAGAAAGCC includes the following:
- a CDS encoding oligosaccharide flippase family protein yields the protein MISLRNKSEFGKNVLTLFTGQVLSQGIPIIIAPLLARIYSPADFGVADVVMAIVSIIASVACGNYEQAILLPEDNKKGFLIAGAATILCSIVSGTVLLIVVLFRPILSSFVGLDSQSSYYLFFVPVIVWLVSLFMVLRYYNLRSQHYRLIAKAMTIKSIFLTGVQLLVGILKASPLGLLVGQLSSNVFSNKALLKTVKNHWKMYSNEISRTSILSLAIEYINFPKFSVPGTLANTLVLYLPSVFISKVFSLQLLGFIALTNRILNVPLNVIASAVGDAFMQKLSRLTNDTKSGRGFFLRIFGILSLVSAVAYIFGVFLLKPLIVFVFGNNWEYAGELGGIMLPLFAIRFICIPLSKVLIVFQKQRLFLYLTSVQLLILVSTFLVTYLAKLSFEGYFRVYIYAQFIFYCFYLFICFWVVNHKSRMKNNENLKNYKID
- a CDS encoding glycosyl hydrolase family 28-related protein, with the protein product MMVIISRAVILMFYILGVIRLSAQQYINIKSMGARGDGIHNDAPAILKALNKSNYIYIPKGNYRIDQPIIISGKNNIHIKGDGESSRLFPSNQLKKTTKTVFFSSLSLDQCQNAVIENLCVESKGENWGNSDAGHKFKNPDERAEWIMKNGGHAVTVIRSENVRISNVIARFCGSVSVFYAISGDNISFINCFANAASLGYAGFCVDNFVTIIHDSKRRYYFKNCRVNNENLKFGSRYSAKAGILSEGDRDMIINLNIEGGEFRNCASGGDSKFLGAAIVAVNTNLVCDGVIGEDNYIGLNITNRSEVKQQVNCNIANSKFFNNWVAGIFLASFNSGGDINIDSCTFTQQNYSAWRYTKDLLFRQTAGIIIQGKQSQNLNISKSIFSGGEGYILTSGEPKIKLSASSFDKASTFAFKTNYKKILLNNSTVNLPASLSKTSKYTKINSASALGNIEGKQELLYTPFSDSVDNVPIQVILTALGLSGKNTFLEIQLTKPSNVNNEYKIGSADGKWFNIAHIIKMDNDNKKFRVFILEDQRIHFKKGATLDIQKN